The following are encoded together in the Ictidomys tridecemlineatus isolate mIctTri1 chromosome X, mIctTri1.hap1, whole genome shotgun sequence genome:
- the Tceal8 gene encoding transcription elongation factor A protein-like 8, translated as MQKSCEENEGKQNMPKAEEDHPSEDVPQEPEGNPQPSQEGVSQEAEGNLRGGPAQPGQGFKEDTPVRHLDPEEMIRGVDELERLREEIRRVRNKFVMMHWKQRHSRSRPYPVCFRP; from the coding sequence atgcaaaagtcttgtgaagaaaatgaaggaaaacagaaCATGCCAAAGGCAGAAGAAGACCATCCTTCCGAAGATGTACCACAGGAACCAGAAGGAAACCCTCAACCTTCCCAAGAAGGTGtaagccaggaagcagaaggaaaCCTTAGAGGAGGGCCTGCACAACCTGGCCAAGGATTTAAAGAGGACACACCTGTTAGGCATTTGGACCCTGAAGAAATGATTAGAGGAGTAGATGAGTTGGAAAGGCTTAGGGAAGAGATCAGAAGAGTAAGAAATAAGTTCGTGATGATGCATTGGAAACAAAGACATTCACGCAGCCGCCCTTATCCTGTGTGTTTCAGGCCTTGA
- the LOC101973535 gene encoding transcription elongation factor A protein-like 5, with product MEKFYKENEGKPENEGKMEDEGSTEDEGKSDEEEKPDEEGKPAREGKLEDEGEPEEKGQSKDGGKAEKQGKSEGQSKPPGEGKPESQAKPASEPRAAEKRPAEDYVPRKAKRKTDRGTDDSPKDSQEDLQDRHLSSEEMMRECADMSRAQEELRKKQQKMGSFHWMQRDAQDAFNPRGQRGVRGVRGGGRGQKDLEDVPYV from the coding sequence ATGGaaaaattctacaaagaaaatgaaggaaagccAGAAAATGAGGGAAAGATGGAAGATGAAGGGAGTACAGAAGATGAAGGAAAATCAGATGAAGAAGAAAAGCCAGACGAGGAGGGGAAGCCAGCAAGGGAGGGAAAGCTAGAGGATGAAGGAGAGCCAGAGGAGAAGGGACAATCGAAAGATGGGGGCAAGGCAGAAAAGCAGGGCAAGTCAGAAGGTCAGAGCAAGCCACCAGGGGAGGGCAAGCCAGAATCCCAGGCAAAGCCAGCCAGCGAGCCGCGGGCCGCCGAAAAGCGCCCCGCTGAAGATTATGTGCCCCGGAAAGCCAAAAGAAAAACGGACAGGGGCACCGATGATTCCCCCAAGGACTCTCAGGAGGACTTACAGGACAGGCATTTGAGCAGTGAGGAGATGATGAGAGAATGTGCAGATATGTCAAGGGCTCAGGAAGAGCTAaggaaaaaacaacagaaaatgggtAGTTTTCACTGGATGCAAAGAGATGCTCAGGATGCGTTCAACCCAAGGGGCCAGCGGGGTGTCAGGGGAGTGAGGGGCGGAGGTAGGGGCCAGAAGGACTTAGAAGATGTTCCTTATGTCTAA